The window TTTGAATAAAGAAAAAGCCCACTCATAAAAATGAGCAGGCTTTAATTCTATAGTTGTAAATTGATTACTCTTCAACTGGAGTGAAATCATCCTTACCTACACCGCAAAGAGGGCAAACCCAATCCTCTGGGATATCCTCAAATGCTGTACCTGGCTCAATGCCGCTATCTGGATCACCGAGTTCTGGGTCATAAATATAACCACATGTCACGCATTCGTACTTCTTCATAATGCTCTGTTTATAATGTTAAAAATTAATTTTAATTTGAATTATATCGTTTGCAAAGTTACAAGTATTTTGTAATAATTACACAATTAAATAGTTAAAAAATGCTATTGTGTTAATGTGCTAATATTGCTCATAGATACAAAATCTTCTGATTTACATGCAAATACAATGTCTGTATACTTGTTGAAAAAAGTATCTTTAAGGATTTAATTCGTACATTTCACTTGGTATCTTTCTTTTTAATACTTCAAGTGTAAATTCCTTACCAATAACAATTCCACTATCACGTAAAACAGATTCAATTGTCTTTTTAGCCAATTCTGGATGATTGTTTTCATCACTCAAATGGCATAGCCATACATGGTGTAAAGCAGGAGAAGCATTCTCTAAAAGTGCTTTTGCACAAGCTTCATTGCTAAGATGACCATTTGGTCCACTGATACGTTCCTTTAAATGTCGTGGATATGGTCCTGCTGCTAACTTCTCTGGTTCGTGGTTTGCCTCTATAACTAAGTAATTAGAAACAGAAATAAACTGAGCAATCTCATCTGTGATATGTCCACAATCAGTGATTAATGTAAATCGGATTCCATTATATTCTATAGAATACCCAACGCAATCGGTACTGTCATGGGGGACCTCGAAAGGTGTTACTTTAAATTCACCGATAGAAATCTTTTCACCTTTTTTTAAGTATCTAACATATTGTGAATCAACTTTACGTCTTACACACCAGTTTTGGCTAATTCCTCTATGAACATCCTCTGTTGTATATACAGGTAGTTGCAAATCACCACTTATAGAGCCAACCGACTTCACATGATCAGCATGATCATGGGTGATAAGCACATTATGAACCATATTTAATTGCAGACCATAGTTGTGGAAATGCTTCTTTAATGTACGAATACCAACACCACAATCAATCATTAGACAGTCTGTGTCAGTATATAAAAGATAGCAATTACCACTACTACCACTGCCGAAAGATAAAAACCTCAGCATTATTTTCTTATTTTAGGCAAATGTAACAAAAGTATTTTGATAGACAAAATTATTGTTTATGTTTGCCTTATTATACACTCTACTTTTAGGAATAATTAAATATAAAGGTATCTATGAAATGACTAAAATGGAAGTCCTACGGCGAAATGGAACGTAAAGTCTCGCTTTAGATTGGGATGCCATAAAGCATAATGCTCCTCCGTACTTGTATATGCAGGATTAATGGCTTTCATACCACCATCAAATCGAAGTATGAAGTAGTCGAAATTGAGGCGTAAACCAAGTCCGTATGCAACAGCTATTTGGTTATAGAAGTTTTTGAAATTAAACTGTCCGCCTGGTTGGTCAGCATAATCACGCAGTGTCCAGATGTTTCCTGCATCTATAAAAGCTGCTGCATCAAGTTTCCAAAACAGATGTGTACGATACTCCGCATTTAAGTCAAGCTTCATATCACCAGTCTGGTTGATAAAGTCTATTCGACCATCAACACCCTTAAACTTACCTGGTCCTAACTCTCTTACGCTCCAACCGCGAATAGAGTTAGCACCACCAGAGAAATAACGCTTCTCAAATGGAAGTACTGTACTGTTTCCATAAGGAATTGCAATACCCAAGCCACCATGTAAAGCTAAGGAGTTACGCTCGTCAAAGCGTAGTATCTTGGTATAATCGAAGTCGAACTTTGCATATTGTGCATAGGCAATATTAAAGAGTGTTCGTTTTCCTTCACTATTCTTCTTGAAGTTAAAAACACCGCTAAAACCATTCAATAAGTTACCTGCCAATTCCATTCTTGCTCTGAATGCTTGGTTAGCCCCACTGTAATTCACACCAAATCCTGTGCGCAAGATAAATAAATCTTGATAGTTATAACGTAGAATAGCATTGCGAGTTGTCGCATTGTCGAGATAGTCATGCTTAAAGGTCTCACTAATCCACGGCATATATACGTAGCTGAGGTTAA of the Prevotella melaninogenica genome contains:
- the rd gene encoding rubredoxin, translating into MKKYECVTCGYIYDPELGDPDSGIEPGTAFEDIPEDWVCPLCGVGKDDFTPVEE
- a CDS encoding MBL fold metallo-hydrolase; the protein is MLRFLSFGSGSSGNCYLLYTDTDCLMIDCGVGIRTLKKHFHNYGLQLNMVHNVLITHDHADHVKSVGSISGDLQLPVYTTEDVHRGISQNWCVRRKVDSQYVRYLKKGEKISIGEFKVTPFEVPHDSTDCVGYSIEYNGIRFTLITDCGHITDEIAQFISVSNYLVIEANHEPEKLAAGPYPRHLKERISGPNGHLSNEACAKALLENASPALHHVWLCHLSDENNHPELAKKTIESVLRDSGIVIGKEFTLEVLKRKIPSEMYELNP